In one window of Tumebacillus algifaecis DNA:
- a CDS encoding YdeI/OmpD-associated family protein has product MTTSKLNPKVDEFLSKATKWKEEYEQLRKIVLDCELTEDFKWMHPCYTIEKKNIVLIHGFKEYCALLFHKGALLKDAHGILIQQTENVQAARQIRFTDVREIVEMESILKAYIDEAIEVEKSGREVEFKKNTDYVIPEELQQKFDEIPSFKSAFESLTPGRQRAYILHFSEPKQSKTRVSRIEKRMQQILDGKGLND; this is encoded by the coding sequence ATGACAACGAGTAAACTGAATCCTAAGGTTGATGAATTTTTAAGCAAGGCTACCAAGTGGAAGGAAGAATATGAGCAGTTGAGAAAAATCGTTCTTGATTGTGAGTTGACCGAAGACTTTAAGTGGATGCATCCTTGTTACACGATCGAGAAGAAAAATATCGTTCTCATACATGGGTTTAAAGAATACTGTGCACTTCTGTTTCACAAAGGTGCTTTGTTGAAAGATGCCCATGGTATCCTGATCCAACAAACGGAGAATGTACAGGCGGCGCGCCAGATTCGGTTCACCGATGTTCGAGAAATCGTGGAGATGGAATCGATCTTGAAAGCCTATATCGATGAAGCGATTGAAGTTGAGAAATCTGGTCGGGAAGTTGAATTTAAGAAGAATACAGACTACGTAATCCCTGAAGAATTGCAACAGAAATTCGATGAAATCCCCTCCTTCAAATCTGCTTTTGAGTCTTTGACACCGGGACGGCAAAGAGCGTACATTCTTCATTTTTCTGAACCCAAACAATCCAAAACTAGAGTGTCAAGGATTGAAAAACGTATGCAGCAAATTCTTGATGGAAAAGGATTAAATGATTAG
- a CDS encoding DUF2306 domain-containing protein, whose translation MRTKLLYVAILLFLLYTFIVYFLVDPHATEFLSHKDQLPRNVSAWLTVLQVHILFASLALVVGALNFSTIKRKSLHRALGMLYVFSVLVTVLTSGYMAPSATGGKASSMVFNLLELVWMALTVTAVVAIIRNRPNQHRKWMIRSYVICFTNFFIHLLAFLLQAGFGLEYPEAYKFSLYGSLVLMVVLSEVWIRRWARR comes from the coding sequence ATGCGAACGAAACTTTTGTATGTCGCCATCCTCTTGTTTTTGCTCTACACGTTCATCGTTTATTTCCTTGTTGATCCTCATGCGACCGAGTTTCTCTCGCACAAAGACCAACTTCCCCGCAATGTCTCAGCCTGGCTGACCGTCCTGCAGGTCCATATCCTGTTTGCCAGTCTGGCTTTGGTTGTGGGCGCACTCAACTTTTCCACCATAAAGCGTAAATCGCTGCATCGTGCGCTCGGGATGCTGTACGTGTTCTCCGTCTTGGTCACGGTGCTTACCTCTGGCTATATGGCGCCCAGCGCAACGGGTGGGAAAGCGAGCAGCATGGTGTTCAACCTTTTGGAACTCGTGTGGATGGCGCTCACCGTTACGGCTGTCGTCGCGATCATCCGGAACAGGCCCAACCAGCATCGGAAGTGGATGATTCGCAGTTACGTGATTTGTTTCACCAATTTTTTTATCCATCTGTTGGCCTTTCTCTTGCAGGCAGGATTTGGTTTGGAGTACCCAGAGGCGTACAAGTTCAGTCTGTACGGTAGTCTGGTGCTGATGGTGGTGCTCTCAGAAGTCTGGATTCGGCGGTGGGCACGCCGATGA